The following are from one region of the Algiphilus sp. genome:
- a CDS encoding BamA/TamA family outer membrane protein, whose translation MIRRLPCWLLLFGLGWPPAGATAACDGDGEPVRIERIAFEGNEVTQRITFLRELEFGEGDLVCPRDIELARQAILDLRLFRSVTSDVATLPSGSIVVTYTVRERWYLLPIPRVDASSDADFGYGVSLFWNNIGGLNHRLSVSGVRRELEERTLDNETIIDARYDWRRFLGSRNNLSLTARNSNEAAVAGERRYEDLSTSLGIGLSRQLTRRQTGQGWSLSTSLYWQHGRNEGVEAPPDEGVLTLASVGLGYRDVHSSVYSERGISASVAVSAQVPGVSDYNQSALSGRIARYLPVGERAHQSVHLHAQGATYHGGPQGRRSDAYELGGAGNLRGYEDEFAEGDTYWYAAAEYLRPLYWDWLRGLVVLEAGQVHRANFPEREKDLMLSLGVGLRMRLTWFVDAEVEIGVAYPLLDGDGARGFFGGSS comes from the coding sequence GTGATCCGGCGCCTGCCCTGCTGGCTGCTGCTGTTCGGGCTGGGCTGGCCGCCGGCGGGCGCGACAGCGGCATGCGACGGGGACGGCGAACCGGTCCGCATCGAGCGCATCGCGTTCGAGGGCAACGAGGTCACGCAGCGCATCACCTTCCTGCGCGAGCTCGAGTTCGGCGAGGGGGACCTGGTGTGCCCGCGGGACATCGAACTGGCGCGCCAGGCCATCCTCGACCTGCGGCTGTTCCGCTCCGTGACCAGCGACGTTGCCACGCTGCCCTCCGGCAGCATCGTCGTGACCTACACCGTGCGCGAGCGCTGGTACCTGCTTCCCATCCCGCGGGTCGACGCCAGCAGCGATGCCGACTTCGGCTACGGCGTCAGCCTGTTCTGGAACAACATCGGCGGACTCAATCACCGCCTCAGCGTCAGCGGTGTGCGGCGCGAGCTGGAGGAGCGCACGCTCGACAACGAGACCATCATCGACGCGCGCTACGACTGGCGCCGCTTCCTGGGCAGCCGCAACAACCTGAGCCTGACCGCCCGAAACAGCAACGAGGCCGCGGTCGCCGGCGAGCGCCGCTACGAGGATCTCTCGACATCGCTCGGCATCGGATTGTCACGCCAGCTCACCCGCCGTCAGACCGGGCAGGGGTGGTCGCTGAGCACCTCGCTCTACTGGCAGCACGGTCGCAACGAGGGCGTCGAGGCACCACCCGACGAGGGCGTGCTCACACTGGCCAGCGTCGGCCTGGGCTATCGCGACGTGCACTCGTCGGTCTACAGCGAGCGCGGCATCTCCGCCAGCGTGGCGGTCAGCGCCCAGGTGCCCGGCGTATCGGACTACAACCAGTCGGCGCTGAGCGGGCGCATCGCGCGCTATCTGCCGGTCGGAGAGCGTGCGCATCAGAGTGTGCACCTCCACGCACAGGGCGCTACCTATCACGGCGGTCCGCAGGGGCGGCGCAGCGACGCCTACGAACTGGGAGGGGCCGGCAATCTGCGTGGCTACGAGGACGAGTTCGCCGAGGGCGACACCTACTGGTATGCAGCCGCCGAGTATCTGCGCCCGCTGTACTGGGACTGGCTGCGCGGTCTCGTGGTACTCGAGGCCGGTCAGGTGCATCGTGCCAACTTTCCGGAGCGCGAGAAGGACCTCATGCTGAGCCTCGGCGTCGGCCTCCGCATGCGCCTCACCTGGTTCGTCGACGCCGAGGTCGAGATCGGGGTGGCCTATCCGCTGCTCGACGGAGACGGCGCGCGCGGCTTCTTCGGCGGCAGCAGCTAG
- a CDS encoding VacJ family lipoprotein: MIAALSRTLAASLLVALVGGCAHTPAYEPADPLEPLNRGIYSFNRTADRYVLRPVAKGYDTVTPAPVQAGIGNFLSNLGYPVTIVNALLQGKFLQAGRDTGRFLINTTAGLVGFIDVATPVGLRQNDEDFGQTLGYWGVGQGWYIMLPLLGPSTNRDLLGRGADSFSTPERLLDTDAQLVITGVGAVHTRARLLSADRLLEQQVDEYVALRTIYLERRLNKVYDGVPPLDYGEQAYDEADDGGGDDSWRDDYETGGDDDSWRDDYETGGDGDSWRDDYETGDDDDSWRDDYTGES; this comes from the coding sequence ATGATCGCTGCTCTCAGTCGCACGCTTGCCGCATCGTTGCTGGTCGCGCTGGTCGGCGGCTGCGCGCACACGCCCGCCTACGAGCCGGCCGACCCGCTGGAGCCGCTCAACCGCGGCATCTACAGCTTCAACCGCACCGCCGACCGCTACGTGCTGCGCCCCGTCGCGAAGGGCTATGACACGGTCACGCCGGCTCCGGTGCAGGCCGGCATCGGCAACTTCCTCTCCAACCTCGGCTATCCGGTCACCATCGTCAACGCGCTGCTGCAGGGCAAGTTCCTGCAGGCGGGGCGCGACACCGGCCGTTTCCTGATCAACACCACGGCCGGGCTGGTGGGCTTCATCGACGTCGCCACGCCGGTGGGCCTGCGGCAGAACGACGAGGACTTCGGCCAGACGCTGGGCTACTGGGGCGTCGGTCAGGGCTGGTACATCATGCTGCCGCTGCTCGGGCCGAGCACCAACCGCGACCTGCTGGGGCGCGGCGCCGACAGCTTCAGCACGCCGGAACGCCTGCTGGACACCGATGCACAGCTGGTCATCACAGGCGTCGGCGCCGTACACACCCGCGCGCGGCTGCTCTCCGCCGACCGTCTGCTGGAGCAGCAGGTCGACGAGTACGTGGCGCTGCGAACGATCTATCTCGAGCGACGGCTCAACAAGGTCTACGACGGCGTGCCGCCGCTGGACTACGGCGAGCAGGCCTACGACGAAGCCGACGACGGCGGCGGCGACGACAGCTGGCGGGACGACTACGAGACCGGCGGCGACGACGACAGCTGGCGCGACGACTACGAGACCGGCGGCGACGGCGACAGCTGGCGCGATGACTACGAGACCGGCGACGACGACGACAGCTGGCGCGACGATTACACCGGCGAGAGCTGA
- a CDS encoding ATP-binding cassette domain-containing protein encodes MTATDDSLVRIRGLRHAQPGRVLFDDVDIDIPRGKVTAVMGPSGTGKTTLLRIIGGQIRAQGGSVTFDGTDVGRAGRRSLYAMRKRMGMLFQHGALLTDLSVFENVAFPLREHTRLPERLIRDQVLLKLEAVGLRGAAGLFPAELSGGMARRVALARAIALDPELVLYDEPFTGQDPISMGVLLRLIRRLNDALGTTSVVVSHDVGETLSIADHAYVISDGRLRAAGSAETLRDSTDPRVRQFLDGQPDGPEPFHYPAPTLAEALLGAER; translated from the coding sequence ATGACCGCAACCGACGACAGCCTCGTCCGCATCCGCGGCCTGCGCCACGCGCAGCCGGGGCGCGTGCTGTTCGACGATGTCGACATCGACATCCCGCGCGGCAAGGTCACCGCGGTCATGGGACCGTCGGGAACCGGCAAGACCACCCTGCTGCGCATCATCGGCGGCCAGATCCGCGCCCAGGGCGGCAGCGTCACCTTCGACGGCACCGACGTCGGACGCGCCGGCCGGCGCAGCCTGTACGCGATGCGCAAGCGCATGGGCATGCTGTTCCAGCACGGCGCGCTGCTCACCGACCTCAGCGTGTTCGAGAATGTCGCCTTCCCGCTGCGCGAGCACACGCGCCTGCCCGAGCGACTGATCCGCGATCAGGTGCTGCTCAAGCTCGAGGCGGTGGGGCTGCGTGGCGCGGCGGGGCTGTTCCCGGCCGAGCTGTCCGGCGGCATGGCGCGGCGCGTGGCACTGGCCCGCGCCATCGCGCTGGACCCGGAGCTGGTGCTCTACGACGAGCCCTTCACAGGCCAGGACCCCATCTCCATGGGCGTGCTGCTGCGGCTGATCCGCCGTCTCAACGACGCCCTCGGCACCACCTCGGTGGTGGTGTCGCACGATGTCGGCGAGACGCTGTCCATTGCCGATCATGCCTATGTCATCTCCGACGGCCGGCTGCGCGCGGCGGGCAGCGCGGAAACCCTCCGTGACAGCACCGACCCGCGAGTGCGCCAGTTCCTCGACGGCCAGCCGGACGGTCCCGAGCCCTTCCACTACCCGGCGCCGACGCTGGCCGAGGCGCTACTGGGAGCGGAGCGGTGA
- a CDS encoding pirin family protein, with translation MSWMQAETPECARRDDAVELVIAARQRDLGGFCVRRVLPSPQRRMVGPFIFFDEMGPADFAAGTGLDVRPHPHIGLSTVTWLFEGEILHRDSLGVVQPVQPGAMNLMTAGRGIVHSERSPDAARAAGSRLHGIQTWMALPDGLQECEPAFQHVAATELPDFAADGITGTVLMGAAYGRHSPVETPIATLYVAARMAAGARAELPPADEVAVFVVDGEARIGGCTLAAGSMGVLRTGAHATIEAVAATRLMIIGGASPGQREVWWNFVASDAARIERARADWTADRFPRVPGEHERIPLPGA, from the coding sequence ATGAGCTGGATGCAGGCCGAGACGCCGGAGTGCGCGCGGCGCGACGACGCGGTCGAGCTGGTCATTGCCGCGCGGCAGCGCGACCTCGGCGGATTCTGCGTGCGGCGCGTGCTGCCGTCGCCGCAGCGCCGCATGGTCGGACCGTTCATCTTCTTCGACGAGATGGGCCCGGCCGACTTCGCCGCCGGCACCGGCCTCGATGTGCGGCCGCATCCGCACATCGGCCTGTCGACCGTGACCTGGCTGTTCGAGGGCGAGATCCTGCACCGCGACTCGCTGGGCGTCGTGCAGCCCGTCCAGCCCGGCGCGATGAACCTGATGACGGCCGGGCGCGGCATCGTGCACTCCGAGCGTTCACCTGACGCCGCACGGGCGGCGGGCAGCCGCCTGCACGGCATCCAGACCTGGATGGCACTGCCCGACGGCCTGCAGGAATGCGAGCCGGCCTTCCAGCACGTCGCCGCCACGGAGCTGCCCGACTTCGCGGCCGACGGCATCACCGGCACCGTGCTCATGGGCGCGGCCTACGGCCGGCACAGCCCGGTCGAGACGCCCATCGCCACGCTCTACGTCGCCGCGCGCATGGCCGCCGGGGCGCGCGCCGAGCTGCCGCCGGCGGACGAAGTCGCGGTCTTCGTCGTCGACGGCGAGGCCCGCATCGGCGGCTGCACGCTGGCGGCCGGCAGCATGGGGGTCCTGCGCACCGGAGCGCACGCGACCATCGAGGCCGTCGCCGCGACACGTCTCATGATCATCGGCGGTGCTAGCCCGGGCCAACGCGAGGTCTGGTGGAACTTCGTCGCCAGCGACGCCGCGCGCATCGAGCGCGCCCGGGCCGACTGGACCGCGGACCGCTTCCCGCGGGTGCCGGGCGAGCACGAGCGCATTCCGCTGCCCGGAGCGTAG
- a CDS encoding cation:proton antiporter, producing the protein MSILTAALVFLAAAVVVVPLCKRLGMSSVLGYLVAGLLLGQLEPLARWDAEGVLHFAEIGVVLLLFIIGLELQPRRLWVMRRLVFGLGSLQVVLTTLVIAGGLMLAGIEGGSALLLGFALALSSTAFVLQLLGENRRLHHPHGRAAFGTLLLQDIAVIPGLVLISLLGNGAGATPQWEWLLAVVIGATAARFLLRPLLRFIAGTGIHELFTAAALTLVMGAAVAFDRAGLSMGLGAFVAGMMVADSEYRHQLEADVNPFKGLLLGLFFMAVGMTVNLPLLAAEPLVIVALTLALVAVKALILLPLSRLHGLSGREAVRTALVLSQGGEFAFVLLTAGVAGGITDAALAERAVLVVSLSMALTPLLVALGERLIHDEPGGRPFDPIDQEDPPVIVAGFGRVGQIIARVLAMRRIPFTALEINPDHVDFVRQFGNRIYYGDASRPEVLRAAGVAKARAIVVATGDVETSLRIVEQVRAMAPDLPIIARATNRHHELWLRERGVTFVLRDTLYSSLRMARALLRELGLDEEEAARSVTRFREHDAHTLQRQAAVWRDAEAYRRTTIDAAEELQRLFAEDVRSSHDAAQRHTDRPEDAEA; encoded by the coding sequence GTGAGCATCCTGACCGCCGCTCTCGTGTTCCTCGCCGCTGCGGTGGTCGTGGTGCCGCTGTGCAAGCGGCTCGGCATGAGCTCGGTGCTGGGCTATCTGGTCGCGGGGCTGCTGCTCGGCCAGCTCGAGCCACTGGCGCGCTGGGACGCCGAGGGCGTGCTGCACTTCGCCGAGATCGGCGTCGTCCTGCTGCTCTTCATCATCGGTCTGGAGCTGCAGCCGCGCCGCCTCTGGGTCATGCGCCGGCTGGTGTTCGGCCTGGGCTCGCTGCAGGTCGTGCTGACGACACTGGTGATCGCCGGGGGCCTGATGCTGGCGGGCATCGAAGGCGGCAGCGCACTGCTGCTGGGCTTTGCGCTGGCGCTGTCGAGTACCGCCTTCGTGCTGCAGCTGCTGGGCGAGAACCGGCGCCTGCACCATCCGCACGGCCGCGCCGCGTTCGGGACGCTGCTGCTGCAGGACATCGCGGTCATTCCCGGCCTGGTGCTGATCTCGCTGCTCGGCAACGGTGCCGGTGCCACGCCGCAGTGGGAGTGGCTGCTCGCGGTGGTGATCGGCGCGACCGCGGCGCGCTTCCTGCTGCGGCCGCTGCTGCGCTTCATCGCCGGCACCGGCATCCACGAGCTGTTCACGGCGGCGGCTCTGACGCTGGTGATGGGCGCCGCGGTGGCATTCGACCGGGCCGGCCTCTCGATGGGCCTGGGCGCCTTCGTGGCCGGCATGATGGTCGCCGACTCGGAGTACCGGCACCAGCTCGAGGCCGACGTCAACCCCTTCAAGGGGCTGCTGCTGGGTCTGTTCTTCATGGCCGTTGGCATGACCGTGAACCTGCCGCTGCTGGCCGCGGAACCACTCGTGATCGTGGCCCTGACACTGGCGCTGGTGGCGGTCAAGGCATTGATCCTGCTGCCCCTCTCGCGGCTGCACGGCCTCTCGGGCCGGGAGGCCGTGCGCACGGCGCTGGTGCTGTCACAGGGCGGCGAGTTCGCCTTCGTGCTGCTCACCGCGGGAGTGGCCGGCGGCATCACCGACGCCGCGCTCGCCGAGCGCGCCGTGCTGGTGGTCAGCCTGTCGATGGCGCTGACCCCGCTGCTGGTGGCGCTGGGCGAGCGGCTGATCCACGACGAGCCCGGCGGCCGGCCCTTTGACCCCATCGACCAGGAAGACCCGCCCGTCATCGTTGCCGGCTTCGGGCGGGTCGGCCAGATCATCGCGCGCGTGCTCGCCATGCGCCGGATCCCCTTCACGGCGCTGGAGATCAACCCCGACCACGTCGACTTCGTGCGCCAGTTCGGCAATCGCATCTACTACGGCGACGCCTCCCGCCCCGAGGTGCTGCGCGCGGCCGGCGTCGCCAAGGCGCGCGCCATCGTGGTCGCCACCGGCGATGTCGAGACCTCGCTCCGGATCGTCGAGCAGGTGCGCGCGATGGCGCCCGACCTGCCCATCATCGCGCGCGCCACCAATCGCCATCACGAACTCTGGCTGCGCGAGCGCGGTGTCACCTTCGTGCTGCGCGACACCCTCTACTCGAGCCTGCGCATGGCGCGTGCGCTGCTGCGCGAGCTCGGTCTCGACGAGGAAGAGGCGGCCCGCTCGGTGACGCGCTTCCGCGAGCACGACGCCCACACGCTTCAGCGCCAGGCCGCGGTATGGCGCGACGCCGAGGCCTACCGCCGCACCACCATCGATGCCGCCGAGGAACTGCAACGCCTGTTCGCCGAGGACGTGCGCAGCAGCCACGACGCCGCCCAGCGGCACACCGATCGCCCCGAGGACGCCGAGGCCTGA
- a CDS encoding acyl-CoA-binding protein, whose translation MSDTKTAFEQAQKDVKTLTERPSNDDLLTLYAHFKQGTDGDVSGKRPGMLDMVGRAKYDAWAGLKGMSSEDAMQKYIAKVNELLGR comes from the coding sequence ATGAGCGATACGAAGACCGCCTTCGAGCAGGCCCAGAAAGACGTCAAGACGCTGACCGAGCGTCCGAGCAACGATGACCTGCTGACGCTGTACGCGCACTTCAAGCAGGGCACCGATGGCGACGTTTCCGGCAAGCGCCCCGGCATGCTGGACATGGTCGGCCGCGCCAAGTACGACGCCTGGGCCGGCCTCAAGGGCATGAGTTCCGAGGACGCCATGCAGAAGTACATCGCCAAGGTGAACGAGCTGCTCGGACGCTGA
- the mlaD gene encoding outer membrane lipid asymmetry maintenance protein MlaD: MPSRAIEIMVGLFFVLAVAAVFLLTFRVAGLDGGDPEGGYEITADFDNIGGLRTGSAVTLSGVRIGRVSAIRIDPQTFRARVHMNISPDYDNLPADSGASILTSGLLGEQYVGIEPGGAMESLADGDRLPLTQDALVLENLVGRVLESMTQKD, from the coding sequence ATGCCATCCCGCGCAATCGAGATCATGGTCGGACTCTTCTTCGTGCTCGCCGTGGCGGCCGTGTTCCTGCTGACCTTCCGCGTGGCGGGTCTTGACGGCGGCGACCCCGAGGGCGGCTACGAGATCACCGCGGACTTCGACAACATCGGCGGGCTCCGGACGGGCTCGGCGGTCACCCTGTCGGGCGTGCGCATCGGCCGCGTCAGCGCCATCCGCATCGACCCGCAGACCTTCCGGGCACGCGTGCACATGAACATTTCGCCCGACTACGACAACCTGCCCGCCGACAGCGGTGCCAGCATCCTGACCAGCGGCCTGCTCGGCGAGCAGTACGTCGGCATCGAACCCGGCGGCGCGATGGAATCGCTCGCCGACGGCGACCGACTGCCGCTGACCCAGGATGCCCTGGTGCTGGAGAATCTGGTCGGCCGGGTCCTCGAATCCATGACCCAGAAGGATTGA
- a CDS encoding phospholipid-binding protein MlaC → MFRNNPLSIRALALLLAAAVPFGMSTGAAAQDADAAGDQSATKAPDVVIKDAVSTVRSLISENAETYRSDSEAFYAMIEREIVPHFDMPYIARLTLGRHARGASPDQRRRFATAFKDTLMRTYADAMLEYNSAVETEFLPLRAADDAERVTVETRLVVEEGDPIPVGFVMHQVDSDWLIYDISVEGISLITNFRAQFNQRIRENGLDKLIERLEAGQISTDAPGASGGD, encoded by the coding sequence ATGTTCCGGAACAACCCGCTTTCCATCCGTGCGCTGGCGCTGCTGCTCGCCGCCGCCGTACCGTTCGGCATGAGCACCGGGGCCGCCGCGCAGGACGCCGATGCGGCCGGCGACCAGAGCGCGACCAAGGCGCCCGATGTCGTCATCAAGGACGCGGTCTCCACGGTGCGCTCGCTGATCAGCGAGAACGCCGAGACCTACCGCTCCGACAGCGAAGCGTTCTACGCCATGATCGAGCGCGAGATCGTCCCGCACTTCGACATGCCGTACATCGCGCGGCTGACGCTGGGCCGGCACGCCCGCGGGGCGAGCCCGGACCAGCGCCGCCGTTTCGCGACCGCGTTCAAGGACACGCTCATGCGCACCTACGCGGACGCGATGCTGGAGTACAACAGTGCCGTCGAGACCGAGTTCCTGCCGCTGCGGGCGGCCGACGACGCCGAGCGCGTCACCGTCGAGACCCGGCTCGTGGTCGAGGAAGGCGACCCCATCCCGGTGGGCTTCGTCATGCACCAGGTGGACAGCGACTGGCTGATCTACGACATCAGCGTCGAGGGCATCAGCCTGATCACCAACTTCCGCGCGCAGTTCAATCAGCGCATCCGCGAGAACGGGCTCGACAAGCTGATCGAGCGGCTCGAAGCCGGCCAGATCAGCACCGATGCGCCCGGCGCATCCGGCGGCGACTGA
- a CDS encoding STAS domain-containing protein, translated as MAELSGALTHDTVPDLATRAEALGADDVLDLSGVERVDSSAVALLLEIRRRKGQPLRLQGVPAHLQSLIACFGVGELLTATSET; from the coding sequence ATGGCGGAGCTCTCCGGCGCGCTGACGCACGACACGGTACCCGACCTGGCGACACGCGCCGAGGCGCTCGGCGCCGACGATGTGCTGGATCTGTCCGGCGTCGAGCGCGTCGACAGCTCGGCAGTGGCACTATTGCTGGAGATCCGCCGCCGGAAGGGTCAGCCGCTGCGCCTGCAGGGTGTGCCCGCGCACCTGCAGAGCCTGATCGCGTGCTTCGGCGTCGGCGAGCTCCTCACCGCCACTTCCGAGACATGA
- the mlaE gene encoding lipid asymmetry maintenance ABC transporter permease subunit MlaE: MNALLRWPLDLLAGQGRAVLFLLRTLVAVPGTLLRPRQLALQLHSSGVMSLAIVVIAGAFVGMVLALQGYRLLVQFSAESALGVSVALVIIRELGPVLTALLLAGRAGSAVTAELGLMRATDQLPGMEMMAVDPVKRVVAPRFLSLLLAVPMLNVIFIVMALGVAGGHLVGVEVLGVDAGSYWSQIRSSVDAADLIDSTIKAVVFGAVIAWIAVHQGYHAHATAEGVSRATTTTVVLSSLAVLGLDFILTAVMFAA, encoded by the coding sequence GTGAACGCGCTGCTGCGCTGGCCGCTGGATCTGCTCGCCGGACAGGGCCGGGCCGTGCTGTTCCTGCTGCGCACGCTGGTGGCCGTGCCCGGCACGCTGCTCCGGCCGCGACAGCTGGCGCTGCAGCTGCACAGCAGCGGCGTGATGTCATTGGCCATCGTGGTCATCGCCGGCGCCTTCGTGGGCATGGTGCTCGCGCTGCAGGGCTACCGGCTGCTGGTGCAGTTCTCGGCCGAGAGCGCGCTCGGCGTGTCGGTGGCGCTGGTCATCATCCGCGAGCTCGGGCCGGTGCTCACCGCGCTGCTGCTGGCCGGCCGCGCCGGCTCGGCGGTGACCGCCGAGCTCGGGCTGATGCGCGCAACCGATCAGCTCCCGGGCATGGAGATGATGGCGGTCGACCCGGTGAAGCGGGTGGTGGCGCCGCGCTTCCTGTCGCTGCTGCTGGCGGTGCCGATGCTCAACGTCATCTTCATCGTCATGGCGCTGGGCGTGGCCGGCGGTCATCTGGTCGGCGTCGAGGTGCTGGGCGTGGACGCCGGCAGCTACTGGAGCCAGATCCGCTCCAGCGTCGACGCCGCCGACCTGATCGACAGCACCATCAAGGCGGTGGTGTTCGGCGCCGTCATCGCCTGGATCGCCGTGCATCAGGGCTACCATGCCCACGCCACCGCCGAGGGCGTGTCGCGCGCGACCACCACCACGGTGGTGCTGTCCTCGCTGGCCGTTCTCGGCCTCGACTTCATCCTGACCGCGGTCATGTTCGCCGCCTGA
- a CDS encoding ATP-binding protein has product MLEDSAPQAMPDTPAYRWRGGRLEPVTDVHDVQLDGLLGIDRQKAALTQNTRQFVEGRPANHALLTGARGTGKSSLVKALLPAFGEQGLRLVAVSPHDLVELPDIVTPLRGRPQRFLIYVDDFSVTPGDRALTALKTALDGGIEAPPDNVLIVATSNRRHLMPEFQSENAEYHWEDGELHPGETVEEKISLSERFGLWLSFPPFDQRRYLELVGHHLEALGSAMSADAEAAALRWALQRASRSGRVAAQFARDWVGRQATAG; this is encoded by the coding sequence ATGCTTGAAGACAGCGCCCCGCAGGCCATGCCCGACACTCCTGCCTACCGCTGGCGCGGTGGGCGACTCGAGCCGGTCACCGACGTCCACGACGTGCAGCTGGACGGCCTGCTGGGCATCGACCGCCAGAAGGCCGCGCTGACGCAGAACACGCGCCAGTTCGTCGAGGGCCGTCCGGCCAATCACGCCCTGCTCACCGGCGCCCGCGGCACCGGCAAGTCCTCGCTGGTGAAGGCGCTGCTGCCCGCATTCGGCGAGCAGGGCCTGCGGCTGGTGGCGGTGTCGCCGCACGACCTCGTGGAACTGCCGGACATCGTGACGCCGCTGCGTGGCAGGCCCCAGCGCTTCCTGATCTACGTCGACGACTTCTCGGTAACGCCGGGCGACCGCGCGCTGACCGCGCTCAAGACGGCGCTGGACGGCGGCATCGAGGCGCCGCCCGACAACGTGCTGATCGTCGCCACCTCCAACCGCCGGCACCTGATGCCCGAGTTCCAGTCCGAGAACGCGGAGTATCACTGGGAGGACGGCGAGCTGCATCCCGGCGAGACGGTCGAGGAGAAGATCTCGCTGTCGGAGCGCTTCGGGCTGTGGCTGTCCTTCCCGCCCTTCGACCAGCGGCGCTACCTGGAGCTGGTCGGCCACCACCTGGAAGCGCTGGGGAGCGCCATGAGCGCCGACGCCGAAGCCGCCGCGCTTCGCTGGGCGCTGCAGCGCGCCTCGCGCTCGGGCCGCGTCGCCGCCCAGTTCGCGCGCGACTGGGTCGGGCGCCAGGCCACTGCCGGTTAG
- the ettA gene encoding energy-dependent translational throttle protein EttA, whose protein sequence is MSQYVYTMNRVGKTIPPRKEILRDISLSFFPGAKIGVLGYNGAGKSTLLRIMAGIDKEYHGEARPQPGIKIGYLPQEPQLDADKDVRGNVMDGVGELAQWLAEFDAVTKEFENPDADFDALLEKQSALQEKIDAANGWELNVILDKAAEALNLPPWDATVDTLSGGERRRVALCRLLLSKPDMLLLDEPTNHLDAESVAWLEKFLHDFDGTVVAVTHDRYFLDNVAGWILELDRGHGIPWQGNYSSWLEQKEKRLANEEKQADARRKAMAQELEWVRSNAKGRQSKSKARLKAFEEMQSQEFQKRAETQEIYIPPGPRLGDVVVEATDVAKRYGDRTLYEGLSFRVPPGGIVGIIGANGRGKTTLFRMITGEEQPDGGTVRVGETVRLAYVNQSRDTLDGDKTVFEEISGGNDIIKAGTFEMPARAYLGRFNFKGGDQQKRVKDLSGGERNRVHLAKLLLAGGNLLMLDEPTNDLDVETLRALEEAVLAFPGSVMVISHDRWFLDRVSTHILAFEDSGEIVFHEGNYQDYEADFRRRNGSEPGVNRRAQHRKLA, encoded by the coding sequence ATGAGCCAGTACGTCTACACCATGAACCGGGTTGGCAAGACCATCCCGCCGCGCAAGGAGATCCTGCGCGACATCTCGCTGTCCTTCTTCCCCGGCGCCAAGATCGGCGTGCTGGGCTACAACGGCGCCGGCAAGTCGACCCTGCTGCGCATCATGGCCGGCATCGACAAGGAGTACCACGGCGAAGCGCGGCCGCAGCCCGGCATCAAGATCGGCTATCTGCCGCAGGAGCCGCAGCTCGACGCCGACAAGGACGTGCGCGGCAATGTCATGGACGGCGTCGGCGAGCTGGCGCAGTGGCTGGCCGAGTTCGATGCCGTCACGAAGGAGTTCGAGAACCCGGACGCCGACTTCGACGCGCTGCTCGAGAAGCAGTCCGCGCTGCAGGAGAAGATCGACGCGGCCAACGGATGGGAGCTCAACGTCATCCTCGACAAGGCTGCCGAAGCGCTCAACCTGCCGCCTTGGGACGCCACCGTCGACACGCTGTCCGGCGGCGAGCGCCGCCGTGTCGCGCTCTGCCGCCTGCTGCTGTCGAAGCCGGACATGCTGCTGCTGGACGAGCCCACCAACCATCTCGATGCCGAGTCGGTGGCGTGGCTGGAGAAGTTCCTGCACGACTTCGACGGCACCGTGGTGGCGGTCACCCACGACCGCTACTTCCTCGACAATGTCGCCGGCTGGATCCTGGAGCTGGACCGCGGCCACGGCATTCCCTGGCAGGGCAACTACTCGAGCTGGCTGGAGCAGAAGGAGAAGCGCCTGGCCAACGAGGAGAAACAGGCCGATGCGCGCCGCAAGGCGATGGCGCAGGAGCTCGAATGGGTGCGCTCCAACGCCAAGGGCCGGCAGAGCAAGTCGAAGGCGCGCCTCAAGGCCTTCGAGGAGATGCAGAGCCAGGAATTCCAGAAGCGCGCCGAAACCCAGGAGATCTACATCCCGCCGGGCCCGCGCCTGGGCGATGTCGTGGTCGAGGCCACCGACGTGGCCAAGCGCTACGGCGATCGCACGCTCTACGAGGGGCTCTCCTTCCGCGTGCCCCCCGGCGGCATCGTCGGCATCATCGGTGCCAACGGACGCGGCAAGACCACGCTGTTCCGCATGATCACCGGCGAGGAGCAGCCGGACGGCGGCACCGTCCGGGTCGGCGAGACCGTGCGGCTGGCCTACGTCAACCAGTCGCGCGACACGCTGGACGGCGACAAGACCGTGTTCGAGGAGATCTCGGGCGGCAACGACATCATCAAGGCCGGCACCTTCGAGATGCCCGCGCGCGCCTATCTCGGCCGCTTCAACTTCAAGGGCGGCGACCAGCAGAAGCGGGTCAAGGACCTCTCCGGCGGCGAGCGCAACCGCGTGCACCTCGCCAAGCTGCTGCTCGCCGGCGGCAACCTCCTGATGCTCGACGAGCCCACCAACGACCTCGACGTGGAGACGCTGCGCGCGCTGGAGGAGGCCGTGCTCGCCTTCCCGGGCAGCGTCATGGTGATCTCGCACGATCGCTGGTTCCTGGACCGCGTCAGCACGCACATCCTGGCCTTCGAGGACTCCGGCGAGATCGTCTTCCACGAGGGCAACTATCAGGACTACGAGGCCGACTTCCGGCGCCGCAACGGCAGCGAGCCCGGCGTCAACCGGCGCGCACAGCACCGCAAGCTGGCCTGA